The following are from one region of the Gossypium hirsutum isolate 1008001.06 chromosome D03, Gossypium_hirsutum_v2.1, whole genome shotgun sequence genome:
- the LOC107949704 gene encoding uncharacterized protein → MEGRGGCCIARYASSGHGVYDMSKVHRIMLRFRPIAPKPATGGSVSPQGSIKVCSKPGRGKRRLSKESNTVSNTKRCNKKRRVLNEEKRVTLPLLPETPDCKEESILKQQKDGVVQKMMPFWLSFGEAGNKKEDFLGGGGGGGVRSADQEVFMGGQTVRVGSCVTVECVTETWVSGDGLGSTDEEKKVNLGRDTCPGFISDGLGRVTWTNGAYKEMVGGETMVWLVMKERMPMTTTYPAFTCKVRVQYTCGKERSSLTLPCDVWRMDGGGFAWRLDINAALCLGR, encoded by the coding sequence atggaagGCAGAGGAGGGTGTTGCATAGCGAGATATGCATCTTCTGGCCATGGGGTCTATGATATGTCGAAAGTGCACCGGATAATGCTCCGGTTCCGACCGATCGCTCCGAAACCGGCAACGGGTGGATCGGTTTCGCCACAGGGAAGTATTAAGGTTTGTTCTAAGCCGGGGAGAGGAAAAAGAAGACTCTCTAAAGAAAGTAACACTGTGAGTAATACAAAGAGGTGCAACAAGAAAAGAAGGGTTTTGAACGAAGAGAAGAGGGTTACTTTGCCACTTCTCCCTGAAACCCCTGACTGCAAAGAAGAGTCTATTCTGAAGCAGCAAAAGGATGGAGTAGTCCAAAAGATGATGCCGTTTTGGTTAAGCTTCGGTGAAGCTGGTAATAAAAAGGAGGATTTTctcggtggtggtggtggtggtggtgtacGGTCAGCAGATCAGGAGGTGTTTATGGGAGGGCAGACGGTGAGAGTGGGGTCGTGCGTGACGGTGGAATGCGTGACAGAGACATGGGTGAGTGGGGATGGGCTAGGGAGTACAGACGAGGAAAAGAAGGTGAATCTCGGGAGGGACACGTGTCCGGGGTTTATATCGGATGGGTTGGGGAGGGTAACGTGGACAAACGGGGCGTATAAGGAAATGGTTGGAGGGGAAACGATGGTGTGGTTGGTGATGAAGGAAAGGATGCCGATGACGACAACGTACCCGGCGTTTACATGCAAGGTAAGGGTGCAATACACGTGCGGGAAGGAGCGGAGTTCCTTGACGCTGCCTTGCGACGTTTGGCGCATGGACGGCGGTGGATTTGCATGGAGGCTCGATATCAACGCCGCTCTTTGCTTGGGCcggtga